In Nocardia sp. NBC_00403, the DNA window CGTGGAGCTGGTGGGCGAATGTGCCTGGGTGCTCTCGCATTACCGGCCCGAACCCGACTATGTGGAGGTGACCCGAACGGCGGCGACCGTCTGCGCGTTGAGTGCCGTCACCCAGAGTGGTTTCGAGCTGCGATCGATGCTGGTGTTGCGGCGCCTGCCCGCGGCGCCGCCGGACACCCTGGTGCGCGCCGTTGCGGTGATTTTCCGCGCTGGACCCGAGCTGCTCGGTCCGGACTCCGCCGCACTGGATCGGCTGTGCGCTAGTGATCAACCGCTGCTCGCCGGCGTTGCCCACCTCGTCGCGAGCTTCCGCGCGGAGCAGACAGGTGACCGCGACGAAGCACTCGCGGCGACCCGGCGGATGCTCGCCGCCTTCGAGCGCACGTCGAATACCTGGATGCAGTTCCAGGCGCGTTGCCGGATCGGCAAACTCGCGCTGCTGTCGGAGCAGGGGGAGCTGGCGCGGCAGCAGGTGGAACGAGCGCTGCGGCAGCTCGTGGACCATGGGCCGAGGCCGGATCGCGTCGATCTGATCGTCGGGCTGGTAATGGCGTCACTGCAGCTCGGGGATATCGAAGGTGCCGAGCAATGGTTGGCTCAGGTTGCCGATCATGCCGACCCGTTCGCGCAGCCGTACAAGGTGATTGCCGATGCCGAAATTCGGCTCGCCCGCGGCGATATCGACGATGGTCTGCGGCGCTGGCGGGGGATTGCCGAGCTGGTAGCGAGCACCGCGCATCCCTTCTACCGTCCCGATCCGCGCGGTGTGCAGGTGTGGGCGTTGGAGGCTAGGTCGGCGATGGTCCTCGCACACGCCTACCACGGCCGGCTGGATCTGGTCGCCGCTCTCGTCGAAGATCTGCCCTGGCAGGTGACCGCGTTACTGGAGCATCCGGTAACCCAGCCGGGCGGCTATCTGGCGGAGCTGACAGCCTGTGGCGCAGTTCTTTTGGCATTGGCCATGGTGGAAATCGACCGCGGCCTGACGGCGGACGGCGCCCGCCTGATCGCGCTGGCCGAACGGTTCGATCCACCGCGGCAGATCCATCCGACCATGTCGAGTAAGCGAGCCAGAGAGTGCGCCGCAAACGCAGATGAGGCGGCGTATGTCGAGGGTGTGTCGACATACACCGCCCTGGACGTACTCGGCTTGCGTTCCGCCGCCCTTGCCGCACTGCGGAAACGGATGGCCTGATGGGCACAGCCGATTAGCGGCCGGGCTCGCGGTTCAGCAGCTGCTTCGCGCCGAAGAAGCTCGCGGCGGTGATGGCCAGGCACCAGGCGATGGCGATCCACGCGCTGTTGCCGATAGCCGTGCCCATCAGCAGTCCGCGCAGCGACTCCATGACGGGGGTGAACGGCTGATGCTCAGCGATCCAGCCCAGCCAGGACGGCATCGAGTCGGTGGGAACGAACCCGCTGCCGAAGAAGGGCAGCAGCATCAGCAGCATGGGCAGGTTGCTCGCGGTCTCCACGCTATCGCTGACCAGGCCCATGAGGACGGCGACCCAGGTGATCGCCATGATCAGCAGGGACAGGATGCCCACTGCGGCAAGCCATTCGGCCGGGCTCGCGGTGGGACGGAAACCGATGACCACGGCGACCGCAATGACCGTCGCGACGCTGAGCAGGGTCTGCACCACGCTGCCGACGACATGCCCGGTCAGCAGGGATGGCCGGAAGATGGCCATGGTGCGGAACCTCGCCACGATGCCCTGGGTCATATCGGTGCAGACCGACACCGCGGTGGCCGTCGCCGCACCCGCCACGGTCAGCAGCAGGATGCCAGGGGTCACGTAGTTGACGTAGTCGGCGCGACCGCCCGAGCTGCCGAGTCCGGCGCCGAGGGTGCCACCGAAGACGTAGACGAACAGCAGGAGAAACACGACCGGCGAGATGATCAGCGGCAAGGTCATCGACGGATAGCGCACGATGTGCAGCAGGCTGCGGCGCACCATCATCATCGAGTCGGTCACGGCGTACTTCATGGTGGTGCTCATCGCACGGACTCCTTCGGCTTGCCGGTGAGGGCGAGGAAAACATCATCGAGATCGGGGGTGTGTACAGAGAGTTCGGCTGCGTGGATCGACGCGGCTTTCAGCTTGTCCAGCAGGGCGTGCAGCGAATCGACGCCGCCATCGCTCGGCACCTGTAGCGTCAGCTCGCCCTCGTCGCGGGCGAGGACGCCGAACATCTGCGCGGCGAGGGCAAGGGCACGCGGCTCGGTGAACCGCAGGTTGATGTGGCCGCCCGGGACCAGGCGCTTGAGCTCCTCCGGGGTGCCTTCGGCGACCACCTTGCCGCCATCGATCAGCGCGATCCGGTCGGACAGCTGGTCGGCCTCCTCCAGATACTGCGTGGTGAGGAAGACGGTGGTGCCGCCCGCGACCAACTCGCGGACCAACCGCCAGACCGAGCGACGGCTGCGCGGGTCGAGCCCGGTGGTCGGCTCGTCGAGGAAAAGCACCTGCGGGTCGCCGACCAGGCCCATCGCGATGTCGAGCCGGCGGCGCATGCCGCCGGAGTAGGTCGATGCCGGTTTCTTCGCGGCGTCCACCAGGTCGAATTGCTTGATCAGCGAAGCGATTCGGCGTTTGCGCTCGGCCCGGCCGAGATGGTGCAGTGTCGCCATCATCGCCAGGTTC includes these proteins:
- a CDS encoding ABC transporter permease, which encodes MSTTMKYAVTDSMMMVRRSLLHIVRYPSMTLPLIISPVVFLLLFVYVFGGTLGAGLGSSGGRADYVNYVTPGILLLTVAGAATATAVSVCTDMTQGIVARFRTMAIFRPSLLTGHVVGSVVQTLLSVATVIAVAVVIGFRPTASPAEWLAAVGILSLLIMAITWVAVLMGLVSDSVETASNLPMLLMLLPFFGSGFVPTDSMPSWLGWIAEHQPFTPVMESLRGLLMGTAIGNSAWIAIAWCLAITAASFFGAKQLLNREPGR
- a CDS encoding ATP-binding cassette domain-containing protein, with amino-acid sequence MMTSPRPPAITATGLRKSYGDHQVLDGIDLNVPAGTIFSLLGPNGAGKTTTVQILSTLIGADDGELRVAGHDVTREPDAVRAAIGVTGQFAAVDNLLTAEENLAMMATLHHLGRAERKRRIASLIKQFDLVDAAKKPASTYSGGMRRRLDIAMGLVGDPQVLFLDEPTTGLDPRSRRSVWRLVRELVAGGTTVFLTTQYLEEADQLSDRIALIDGGKVVAEGTPEELKRLVPGGHINLRFTEPRALALAAQMFGVLARDEGELTLQVPSDGGVDSLHALLDKLKAASIHAAELSVHTPDLDDVFLALTGKPKESVR